One window of Oceanispirochaeta sp. genomic DNA carries:
- a CDS encoding ABC transporter ATP-binding protein — protein MGNEKLITIENLSVHFHTRRGVVKAVRDLSLHIDKGETLALVGESGCGKSVTAHAINQLIPMPPGVIESGSVIFRDRDLLQLPEKEIQKLRGTQISMIFQEPMTSLNPVFKVGDQLADVFLAHQKMSKKQAHAKAVELLELVKIPSPARRAMDYPHQLSGGMRQRVMIAMALASPEPGLMIADEPTTALDVTIQAQILDLLTDLKEEVNMSILLITHDMGVVAETADRVVVMYAGRKVEEGTVFQIFDNPSHPYTLGLLNSLPSNEKYKDFSRLEAIPGNVPDLLGLGEGCPFANRCEYADAECEKSFPGSTALEEGHTIWCYKADDVKKQKGSKNL, from the coding sequence ATGGGAAACGAAAAACTAATCACGATTGAAAATCTAAGTGTTCATTTCCACACCCGCCGGGGTGTGGTGAAGGCTGTCAGGGATCTCTCTCTTCATATTGATAAGGGTGAAACCCTGGCCCTGGTGGGCGAATCGGGATGCGGCAAATCAGTCACAGCCCATGCCATCAACCAGCTGATTCCCATGCCTCCCGGTGTGATCGAAAGCGGTTCTGTCATCTTCAGGGACCGGGATCTTTTACAGCTGCCGGAAAAAGAGATTCAAAAGCTCCGTGGAACTCAAATTTCCATGATCTTTCAGGAACCTATGACCAGTCTGAATCCAGTTTTTAAGGTCGGGGATCAGCTGGCGGATGTTTTTTTGGCCCACCAGAAAATGTCTAAAAAACAGGCTCATGCTAAAGCTGTCGAACTTCTGGAACTGGTCAAGATTCCATCTCCTGCCAGAAGAGCCATGGATTATCCTCATCAGCTCTCTGGGGGGATGCGTCAGAGGGTGATGATCGCCATGGCTCTCGCTTCACCTGAACCCGGCTTGATGATCGCCGATGAACCTACAACGGCTCTGGATGTGACCATTCAGGCTCAGATCCTGGATCTGCTGACAGATCTCAAGGAAGAAGTGAATATGTCTATCCTGCTCATCACTCATGATATGGGTGTTGTTGCCGAAACGGCAGACCGGGTTGTTGTTATGTATGCCGGACGGAAGGTGGAAGAGGGGACGGTCTTTCAGATCTTTGATAATCCCTCACATCCCTATACCCTGGGCCTCCTGAACTCACTACCCTCCAATGAGAAGTATAAAGACTTCAGCCGCCTGGAGGCCATTCCCGGAAATGTTCCCGACCTTCTGGGTCTGGGGGAAGGATGTCCCTTCGCCAACCGCTGCGAATATGCCGATGCAGAGTGTGAAAAAAGCTTCCCTGGAAGTACAGCTCTGGAAGAGGGTCATACCATCTGGTGCTACAAAGCAGATGATGTGAAAAAACAAAAAGGATCCAAGAACTTATGA
- a CDS encoding ABC transporter permease, translated as MIRYILKRLVMLLPTLFGVVTLVFFMIALSPGDPARVMLGERASPEKLEKLRADLGLDKPLIQQYGLYLKRIVHLDFGESIKSGQDVMVEIKARYPATIELALCAMIFATVLGVWIGVISATKKNTWIDYTSMVGALFGVSMPVFWLALVMIMIFSVQLNMFPTGGRINMRLYFTPETNFYLIDTFKYLFQGKPEYFRSALHHLVLPSIALGTIPLAIIARTTRSSMLEVLKQDYVKTVRSAGIKERRVVFRYALRNALLPVITVIGLQFGMLLAGALLTETIFAWPGIGKWIYHAIAARDYPAVQGGIIIISTSFVLINLAVDVLYSVINPKIRLQ; from the coding sequence ATGATTCGATATATTTTAAAACGTTTGGTAATGTTATTGCCCACTCTTTTCGGTGTGGTCACTCTTGTTTTTTTTATGATAGCCCTGTCTCCGGGAGATCCAGCCCGGGTCATGCTGGGTGAGAGAGCCAGCCCGGAAAAACTTGAAAAACTTCGTGCTGATCTGGGCCTGGACAAGCCTTTGATACAGCAGTATGGACTCTACCTGAAACGCATTGTCCACCTGGATTTCGGGGAATCCATTAAATCCGGCCAGGATGTCATGGTTGAAATCAAGGCCCGCTACCCTGCCACCATTGAACTGGCCCTCTGTGCCATGATCTTTGCCACTGTACTGGGGGTGTGGATCGGCGTCATCTCGGCGACAAAAAAAAATACATGGATCGATTATACCTCCATGGTGGGAGCCCTCTTCGGTGTCTCCATGCCCGTCTTTTGGCTGGCTCTGGTTATGATCATGATCTTCTCTGTTCAGCTGAATATGTTCCCAACGGGGGGACGCATTAATATGAGGCTCTACTTTACTCCGGAAACTAATTTTTATCTTATTGATACCTTTAAATATCTTTTTCAGGGAAAACCGGAATATTTCCGTTCCGCCCTGCATCATCTGGTTCTTCCTTCCATTGCTCTGGGAACCATTCCGCTGGCTATCATTGCCAGAACAACCCGGAGCAGCATGCTGGAAGTCTTGAAGCAGGACTATGTGAAAACAGTGCGTTCCGCGGGAATCAAGGAACGTCGGGTTGTGTTTCGATATGCCCTCAGAAACGCTCTGCTTCCGGTCATCACGGTGATCGGTCTGCAGTTTGGAATGCTCCTGGCCGGAGCCCTTCTGACGGAGACCATCTTTGCCTGGCCGGGAATAGGGAAGTGGATCTATCATGCCATTGCAGCCCGTGATTACCCGGCTGTTCAGGGAGGGATTATCATTATTTCTACCTCTTTTGTACTGATCAATCTGGCAGTGGATGTCCTGTATTCTGTCATAAACCCCAAAATCAGGCTGCAGTAA
- a CDS encoding ABC transporter permease, producing MNEKNGEVPKHESPLKEHWHELKRNKTAMAGLIIILIFIFVGIFAPLLAPMDPLEQNIDMRKTNPMTAGYILGTDDLGRDMLSRLIYGARISMIIGVIAVGIALSFGIVIGMVSAFYGGMVDKIIMRLVDIMLAFPYILLTIVIVAVLGPSLTNAMVAIGIAQIPRYTRIVRASVLAEKENDYVLAERALGASDLELMFLSILPNCLAPISVQATLGFGSAILESAGLSFLGLGAQPPTPEWGLMIASSKEFVTNAWWIVTFPGLATLLAVLGFNLLGDGLRDILDPRMRD from the coding sequence ATGAATGAAAAAAATGGAGAAGTCCCTAAGCACGAATCTCCACTAAAAGAACACTGGCATGAGCTGAAGCGGAATAAAACCGCTATGGCCGGCCTTATTATTATACTCATCTTTATCTTTGTGGGCATTTTTGCTCCTCTGCTGGCTCCCATGGATCCTCTGGAACAGAATATTGATATGAGGAAAACAAATCCCATGACCGCAGGGTATATTCTGGGAACAGACGATCTGGGGCGGGATATGCTTTCAAGACTCATCTACGGCGCCCGTATTTCAATGATCATCGGTGTGATCGCTGTAGGAATCGCCCTGTCTTTCGGGATCGTCATCGGTATGGTCTCCGCCTTTTACGGCGGCATGGTGGATAAGATCATCATGCGTCTCGTGGATATTATGCTGGCCTTCCCCTACATCCTGCTCACCATCGTTATTGTGGCCGTACTGGGACCCTCCCTCACAAATGCGATGGTTGCCATAGGGATTGCCCAAATTCCCCGGTACACACGGATTGTCAGAGCCTCTGTTCTGGCAGAAAAAGAGAATGACTATGTTCTTGCCGAGAGAGCTCTGGGAGCCTCCGATCTGGAACTGATGTTTTTATCCATCCTTCCCAACTGTCTGGCGCCCATTTCCGTCCAGGCCACCCTGGGGTTCGGCTCGGCCATCCTTGAATCGGCAGGACTCTCCTTTCTGGGCCTGGGAGCCCAGCCTCCTACTCCTGAGTGGGGTCTGATGATTGCCAGTTCCAAGGAATTTGTCACCAATGCCTGGTGGATCGTCACTTTTCCCGGACTTGCCACACTGCTGGCCGTTCTGGGATTTAACCTGCTGGGGGATGGCCTCCGGGATATTCTGGACCCGAGGATGAGAGACTGA